From Triticum aestivum cultivar Chinese Spring chromosome 7B, IWGSC CS RefSeq v2.1, whole genome shotgun sequence:
cacaacggcgtggtgatggtggaacaacagcactccggcagggcttcgccaagcacgtgatggaggaggaagaggtgtagcaggggtagggaggcgccagaacttcagggtgcggctgccccctcccccctccctttatataggcccccaggggggcgccggccctaggagatccaatctcccaagggggcggcggccaagggggtggagtaccccccaagtcaagtggggcgccccccccccccaccctagggtttcaaccctaggcgcagggggtgggccaaggggggcgcaccagcccactatgggctggttcccctccccactttggcccttggggccctccaggatgggtggccccacccggtggacccccgggacccttccggtggtcccggtacaataccgggtgaccccgaaactttcccgatggccgaaacatcacttcctatatagttttctttacctccgaaccattccgaaactcctcgtgacgtccgggatctcatccgggactccgaacaacattcggtttgctgcatactcatattcatacaaccctagcgtcaccgaaccttaagtgtgtagaccctacgggttcgggagacatgcagacatgaccgagacggctctccgatcaataaacaatagcgggatctggatacccatgttggttcccacatactcctcgatgatctcatcggatgaaccacgatgtcaagggttcatgcaaccccgtatactatccctttgtcagacggtatgttacttgcccgagactcgatcatcggtatcccaatgcctcgttcagtctcgttaccggcaagtcactttactcgtaccgtaatgcatgatcccgtgaccagacacttggtcactttgagctcattatgatgatgcattaccgagtgggcccagagatacctctccgtcatacggagtgacaaatcccagtctcgatccatgtcaacccaacagacactttcggagatacctgtagtgcacctttatagtcacccagttatgttgtgacgtttggtacacccaaagcactcttacggtatccgggagttacacgatctcatggtctaaggaagagatacttgacattgaaaaagctctagcaaaacgaactacacgatcttgtgctatgcttaggattgggtcttgtccatcacgtcattctcctaatgacgtgatcccgttgttaatgacatctaatgtccatagtcaggaaaccatgactatctgttgaccaacgagctagtcaactagaggcttactagggacgtattgtggtctatgtattcacacgtgtattacgatttccggataatacaattatagcatgaataaaagacaattatcatgaacaaggaaatataataataatccttttattattgcctctagggcatatttccaacaattgccTCCTGTAGTGCTTCCTTGCCCCTGCCCCTGATTCTGTGGCTTCTAACCAGCATTTTGAGCATTTTGCTTCCCCCGTTTCTGGCCTCCCTATCCATATTTCTGGTGCTACTCAGCAAAACCCTCAAATGATTCTTGCTCATGCAGCTGGTTTCCTCCCCCACTGCCCAGGGCCTCCACGCCATTGCGGCATCTGTGGGGGAGGTGGATAGTACGCTCCAAGGAACCATGGCGGCGGGATCTGCTGACCTCCAGGGAAACCAAATCCGAACTGAAACTAGAGTGGAGGAGGACCGAATTGCGGATCGAATTGCTGCTAGTTACTTTCCTGATGGGGATCAGCTTGTTTGCTTCTAGGGTTTCCAccttttcctcttcctcttcctctcccctggTTGTCCGCCATAGCTTGGATCTTCGAACGGAGCTCTGGGTCGATCTCGACGCGGGTGGCTGTTTGAGAGGGGTCGAGCAGATCAGAAGCGGCGGCGAGGTGGTAGTCATCGACGGTGATGGAGTGGGTGGAGTGAATGTGGCTGCGGAGGCGGCTTTTCTCGATCTAGACCAAGAGTTGGGGTTTGGTTTCCTCCCCCACTGTCAGCCACAGCTGACAAAAATACTCCCTCGCAGCCAAGTCCTCTTCCTCTTTTGCCCCTAAATCCAAGTCAGCAACGCCTGCAAACTTGCGGTCCCTGACAGGTAGGGTCGGCCTGGCAGCATAACAAGGGAAATCCCCCACGGTGACCACAGGCCCGACATCCCGGCGAACTGCTCCCGGCTCCGACGGGCGCAGAGCTCGATGCTTCTCCGAGAACTCGATGCGGCGGCGTGCTAAATGTTCCCCAGCGCATCGAAGAGGAGTCGCGAATTCGAACCTGAAGCTTTTCCCTACCGAGCTTGGTGATTGAGGCATGGTGGATTCGCAGCTCCGCGGTGAAATCATCATGGAAGAGGATTCTGCAGCGACCAAAACGCCCTCCATTTCGCCCTCTGTTGCGGCAGGTGTTACACTGCTTCTGCCTGTGCCCATCTAATCACCTCCTCCGGGGAGGCGGTCGACCCCGGCAGCATGCAGGCCATCTCGTCCTCCGATGCCTCCACACAAATCCTCACGACTAATTTCCTCAGTGAGTCTCTGCTCCCCGGCCGCCGCATCGACCTCGCCATCCTTGCACTGTGCTCCTCCTCCATCGCCCTCTCCTCCGCCGAAATCTCCCCCTCGCTGATGCGACATCTCAGATCTGGGATTCTATGATGCCCTCTCATCAGCGTGGGAGGGGGACAGAACGGTGGGTGGCGGCGAGGTGTTGGAGACGAGAGGTGGAGACGCGGGGCCTGAGCGCGGCGACGGCGAGCGAAGCGGTGGGGACTGCCGTGGCGGAGCGCGGCGacagcggtggtggcggtggtaggtggaggtggaggtggagctcaTTTCAAAATCTCCTCGGCATCACCATGACCGGTTACCACCTTTACCTCGCCCTCGGCCACCCAGCGACGCCCGCGTTGGCCGTCTCCCGTCGCAAAAGTCGTCGTGTGTGTCGTCGGCTCATCCTATAGCTTTTAAAATCGTTGGTCACCGGTTGAAACTTTTCAATATAATTGGGACGCGTTTCGTTGCCCGCATATAGGCCAACCAGGCCCGCCCGAGAAGAATCTGGCCTGTTTGGTTGGCTGCGTTTTCTGTTGGGTCTGCATCGCACGAAGTTTAAAGCGCCTTTGGACCTGGCTCGCTGGAAACACTcagacctctgttgcaaaaaaaatATCTTGCAAAAATTTCTGCAACATGACTCGTGTTACAGAAATTTCATGCAACATGACCTATGTTGCAATGATAAAAGGATGACGCTCAGTCGCTCAATTTGTCAGATCAGTTGCAATTTCTtttttaaaacaaggccaaaaactGTAACTGAGCTTTTGCTGCAAAAATAATTATTTTACCATGTTGACCTATGTTGCAAAAAAATTCGAGAGAAAAAAAAATGCAACTTGACCTATGTTGCAAAAATTTCTGTAACATGACCCATGTTGCAGAAATTTTTCACAACACAACCTGTATTGCAATAATAGAGGATGACACTCAGTCAATAAATCTGTCTGATCCTACGGCTCGCGAGGCGGCGGATCCGACGCGTAGAGTTGTCCGATAAAATAATCATTTGAACCAAAGTCTTTACGAGACTCCGGCTCCGAGTCAAACatgatttttctttctttttggtggggCCATGGGGTCATATAAGGAGTCCGAGAGAAACAAAATCCTTGCAAATTTGGCGTCCCGAAACTGACGAGTTTTCGTTCACCCTAAACGCCACGAAAGGCCACCGAATCGCCTCCTCCCTCTAGAGGTACTGCCCGCTTGCCgcgccggctccggctccggcgccgAGTTCCCCTCACGTCCAAATCTCTAGTCCTGCTCGCCGCCTCTTTTTGACCCAACGCGGCAAGACGAGGTGAGGGATCCGCCGGCCATCCGCCCGGCACAGGGGCAGTCTGCGCGTTGGTCAGGGGAGATTCTCCGATTCACCGTCGCTATCGAATCGCGCCACCCCCGAGGTTCTTCCCATCTCACCCCGCCTTTGTTCATGTGTACATTAGCTACTTCCAGATTTTATCCAGGGCTCTCAGAAAACTACTTAAGAGTAGAGTGCTCTAGCGAATTGGTTGAAGGTCTGTTCTGTCCGATTCAGTCTGTAGCATCCGCTAATTTCCAGCGCTCAGATTGAACTTTCCtgcttattttaatttgaactgcgaaaacatcttatatttaggaatTTGAACTGGACGAGGATCCCTGACATATGTCAGGGTGCCATTCGACCGGTGGCatgtgggcccacatgtcagtggcccaATGGCACGTGCCATACGTCAGGGAGCTGGATCCTGTAGAACTAGCAAGCTGGCCCATGCATTTGCGTGGCTAGACTTACTATTGGTCTTATTTCTCTACCAGTCTTTTTTCATTTAATTTGATGAGATATTAGCATCATGTAGCACACTTATAGCTTAATTTATTAAATGTCTATCTTTATAAAACATGATTAAATTTTGATACAAATCTATGTTTCTGTGTAAAGTTGTTGGTATCCATCCTGATGTGTGGGAACAAAAGTTCTAGAGAACCAGGGTCTCTAGTTTCCCCTGTTCTACTCCTTGTTATCCCTCCACACTTATGTTTGCACCAATATATATTTAGGATTTTTCACAGAGAAAATTCTAAAAAATTGCCGATTCATATCCAAACCTTTTGATCGGTTCCACCATCCACCTCATTACTGGGCTTGTATCGCAAAAAAAATTTATTAGTACATGTTATATATACAAACATGATAAAACTAATATAAAAATCAAAGTTTCTTTGTGAAGTTGTTTGTATCAATCTTGATGTGTGAGAACAGATGACTGAAACAACCATGTCTCTAGCTTCATCTATTCCACTCCTTCTGACCCCTCTACATTTATTTTTGCATGGTATAATTTTAGGATTTTCACCGAAAATTCTAAAAATTGATGACTATACATCCAAACCTTTAGATTCCACCATCCACCTAATCACTGGGTGTATTGGAATTATTTTATCTTGTTAGTACATGTCATATATATATGATTGCACGTCTTCTTGTTGTCGTAATGTAATTTTCTATATAGCTTTCGGATCTGAACCAACATATCATTGTTGACGATGTTTCAAAACTAAATCGACCTATTATGTAACTGACATGAATGGATCTTCGCACCTTTTTCTTAACCACTATCTGTATCCGTACTTCACCTGTGTCTTATATTTCTAATTTGTAATAAGCGCTTGGCGGAGCTACGCTGGGGCGAAGCCCAGCTGAAAATAGTTAAGGAAGACAGAAAAACTGGGCTAAAGACCAGGTGTTATGTGTAATTTCTGAGCCTGGCCTACCCAACAATTGGCCGTAGCTCCGCCACTGTTTGCAAGTATTTGCCGGTACTGGTAAAATGATGTTTTCAATTTTATTTTCATATTCGCATTGATATGGCATTTTAACTATTGGAGAAGTTAGTAGCCCAAATGTGCATCTCAAGGGAACACCATTGGTATTTGCTGAAAATTATGTGTTTAATGCAAAGCCATATAATTCCATGCCGATCTTGATATTTCTCCTCTTGACCAGTCTCTATTTTCCACGGCCAAAACATGTTTTCCAGCTCCCACATTACCATTGATtattatttaaaatgaaataaaaagaCTGCAGTGAAAGGTGTGTCTTGGTAAACATGATCAAATTCTATAAAAATTTATATTAAGTTATCATTATTGTAGAAGACATCTGAGTGGGAACAACATGTCACTATTGGGCACCAAGTCTAGTTTCCCTACCATGCAAAACCATATAATTTTGAACTAATCTCCAAATTTTCCTCTTTTACTACTTTTCATccattgttgtttgtgtttccacTTATAATTTCTGAGAAACTTTCCACCAAGGATTAAATCTAAGCATTGATATCTCATACATAAACTTTCTGTTCTCTTTTTTGCCCGCCTCATCACTATGAGTGTTTGAATTGTGTTTTCCTGATTGGATAATCATGCCCCCATGGTCTTATTCTAGTTGTCTATATATGTAGCCTGGTCATCCGAGGCAAATAAATTGATAACAGACATTTTCTCATGCTCAATTTTTGGCATAGGTTCTTCTTTTTGTGACTATGCTGTTTTATATCAAATTATATTTTAATCAACTGGCAAGCAGATTGCTCCTTTATTTGAAGTTTTGCTTCCTGAATACTCCGTATATGCTCAATTTTATATTTAAAGACCATTGCTAAATTACGATGAAAACTGATTTGCTAACTTATTTCATTTATTTCAAATTTCATATATAGCACGTCTCTTCTATATCATGCTTCCTTGACGTACCTGCAGTGCTCTGCTTGCTACCGTGTTTTTTTGGGGCGGGTGGCTGTCCTATTTACAGTTTTTTTGTTGTCGCATGACCTATCATTCTATTTACGGCCAGTCTTTGCCTAGTTCTTTTTTTCCCAATTGCCTAGTCTGTATTTGTCGTGTCATACGTACTGTGAGCTAGAATTTCCATTACACTAATCGATTGTTCCTCACCCACAGATATCTGGTAAGAAATTGGGTTTCATCATGGAGCAGGATGCCCTGCTGGCTTCTTCCCAGCAAGCGAAGCTACCCTTGGCTCTGTTTATTTTTGAAAGCAACAAGAAGAAGCAGCTCCTGTTTGACCCCTCCACCAAGAAGATCCGTGGCATAATCAGCGTGGCGTTCGCAGATGCCACCTGCGTGTTCGAAAATGGCGGGTGGCTGCTCATGCTCCAGCACAAGCAACATGGTTTCCAGGAGCAGCAAGAGCAGACCATCTTCCTTGTGCATGCCAGCACCGGCAGGCGGCTGGAGCTGCCGGCGTGCCCTTCTGTCATTGACGGGCTCTTCGTTTTCTACGTCGGCTCCAGTGAGGTGCCTCTGGTTGTCGTGTGCATTGAGACCATCTCCGGGGTCCCAACCGTCTATGTTGCCTGCCCTGGGGACATATACTGGAGCGTCTACAAGAACATTGAGGATGGCTCCCACCTACCGCTGGATCCACACAGACGCATCAAGTGCACCCTCATTATCGATGCCGTCTTGCTCGGGAAGCAGGCCGTCTGCGTCGACTACCATGGGAAGATCCTGATCTTCGACGTCACGGAGATGAGCTGGAGGAGGACCGCTCTTTCAAAGGGGTGGAACGAAAGGGATGCTCACTTCCTTGTGGCATCCAGTGAAGAAGTTGTGCTCATCTCGTGCCGTCGCTTTCGTGGACGGTTCTGCGACTTCAAATTCTTCAAGCTGGATGCTGAAGCACTGGAGTGGTCACCTCTAGATGACACGGAGCTTGATGGTTGCAGCTGGTTTCTGTACAGAGGTCGCTCCATCCTTGCGAGGGAGGAAGGCAAGAGGAAAGTCTACACCTTCTATCCAAGCCAGTGGGGTGGCTCGACACCGATCGACGCCGACAGCTCGAGGAAGAGGAAGGTAGCCCATATGAAGTCATTGTCTTCCAGAGAGAAGTCGGTTACGAATATATTCATGCATGATTTAGAAGACGGCGTCGTCAGGACGGTTCTCCCGGCTTCAATTGTGACTGAGGAACGGCATTGGCTCCGGTCTAGTGTCTTTGGTGGACCATTTCAGTAATCGTATGTAATAAAATATGTTGTCTCAAGTTACATTACTAAACTTGAGTACCAACACAAACTTGCAAATAGGAAGATTTTATTGTTTTGCTTTGGAAAAGCAGGTTCAACAACATTGATTGATGTACAGTTACTCTTATCACAAGTTCACAAAGT
This genomic window contains:
- the LOC123159894 gene encoding uncharacterized protein translates to MEQDALLASSQQAKLPLALFIFESNKKKQLLFDPSTKKIRGIISVAFADATCVFENGGWLLMLQHKQHGFQEQQEQTIFLVHASTGRRLELPACPSVIDGLFVFYVGSSEVPLVVVCIETISGVPTVYVACPGDIYWSVYKNIEDGSHLPLDPHRRIKCTLIIDAVLLGKQAVCVDYHGKILIFDVTEMSWRRTALSKGWNERDAHFLVASSEEVVLISCRRFRGRFCDFKFFKLDAEALEWSPLDDTELDGCSWFLYRGRSILAREEGKRKVYTFYPSQWGGSTPIDADSSRKRKVAHMKSLSSREKSVTNIFMHDLEDGVVRTVLPASIVTEERHWLRSSVFGGPFQ